In one Roseburia intestinalis L1-82 genomic region, the following are encoded:
- a CDS encoding glycosyltransferase family 2 protein, which yields MKILAIFTCFNRKELTKRGMATLSENRDVTFDYVILDDNSSDGTREMLKQMRDDGTYQIDLIEGDGSNFWNGGMHKAIEHIKNTHMDYDYYMLMNDDTKFFPGIFDEMAPHLKKDEVTVGAICGENGGLSYGGIKYTKGIKYKKLGPDAPEVNCDTFNANCAIIPREIFEKVGIDPFYQHSIGDFDYGLQISKLGYKIHIYPKFVGECNDNTLQKTWQDETLPRMERIRLKESRKGLPFRDWFHFLHKNFGLGTAIVRSITPYIRIILGTKTRYSGA from the coding sequence ATGAAGATACTTGCAATTTTTACCTGTTTTAACAGAAAAGAACTGACAAAGCGGGGCATGGCAACACTCTCAGAAAATAGAGACGTCACGTTTGACTATGTGATCTTAGACGACAATAGTTCTGACGGAACGCGTGAGATGTTAAAGCAGATGCGCGATGACGGCACATATCAGATCGACCTGATCGAGGGAGACGGAAGCAATTTCTGGAATGGCGGCATGCACAAGGCGATCGAACACATCAAAAATACGCATATGGATTACGACTACTATATGCTGATGAATGATGATACAAAGTTCTTCCCGGGCATTTTTGATGAGATGGCACCACATCTGAAAAAGGATGAGGTTACAGTCGGTGCGATCTGTGGCGAAAACGGCGGTTTGAGTTACGGCGGTATCAAATACACCAAAGGGATCAAATACAAAAAATTAGGCCCGGATGCGCCGGAGGTAAACTGTGATACCTTCAATGCAAACTGTGCCATCATTCCGCGTGAAATCTTTGAAAAAGTCGGGATCGATCCATTTTACCAGCACAGTATCGGTGATTTTGATTACGGGTTACAGATCAGTAAACTTGGATATAAAATTCATATTTATCCAAAGTTTGTCGGCGAGTGCAATGATAATACACTGCAGAAAACCTGGCAGGATGAGACGCTGCCGCGCATGGAACGGATCCGTCTAAAGGAGAGCCGCAAGGGACTTCCATTCCGCGACTGGTTCCATTTTTTGCATAAAAACTTCGGACTTGGAACGGCCATTGTGCGTTCCATTACACCGTATATCCGTATTATACTTGGAACAAAGACGAGATACTCCGGCGCGTAG
- a CDS encoding glycosyltransferase, producing MEETRSLAPVILFTYNRPEHTKRTIEALAANELAAETDLYVFSDAAKKDADKGKVQEIRDYVKSVQGFRQVELTAREQNYGLAKNVIEGVTAIVNKYGKVIVLEDDLVTNRYFLLFMNDGLDRYQNEQKVTGITGFSHFGDTFSYPCESYFNTLSGTSWSWATWSDRWKYFDADCDDWTDMVSDKKLRKAFNYDNTYDFYKIMKMQKTDEKTNSWAIRWYWTNFRKQGLILSPTKSLVSNEGWDGTGIHCGNEKGPVFDHKLMTDHRITEFPQEICEKPELHKAMKKALIHESQPNLIKRIYHVVFRKNYIGQA from the coding sequence ATGGAAGAGACGAGAAGTCTGGCTCCGGTAATTTTGTTTACCTACAACCGGCCGGAACATACAAAGCGCACCATCGAGGCACTTGCAGCAAACGAACTTGCAGCAGAAACAGATCTGTATGTATTTTCCGATGCGGCAAAAAAAGATGCAGATAAAGGAAAAGTGCAGGAAATCCGTGATTATGTAAAGTCCGTGCAGGGATTCCGTCAGGTGGAACTGACCGCAAGGGAACAGAACTACGGTCTTGCAAAAAATGTGATCGAGGGCGTGACTGCGATCGTAAATAAATATGGAAAAGTGATCGTTTTAGAGGATGACCTTGTCACAAACCGCTATTTTCTTTTGTTTATGAATGACGGATTAGATCGTTACCAGAACGAACAGAAAGTGACCGGAATCACAGGGTTCTCCCATTTCGGGGATACTTTTTCCTACCCGTGTGAGTCCTATTTTAACACGCTCTCAGGCACAAGCTGGTCGTGGGCGACCTGGAGCGACCGCTGGAAGTATTTCGATGCGGACTGCGACGACTGGACGGATATGGTTTCCGATAAAAAACTGCGCAAAGCATTTAATTATGACAATACCTATGATTTTTACAAGATCATGAAAATGCAGAAAACCGATGAAAAGACCAACTCCTGGGCGATCCGCTGGTACTGGACGAATTTCCGGAAACAGGGACTGATCTTATCCCCGACAAAGTCTTTAGTCAGCAATGAAGGCTGGGATGGCACCGGGATCCACTGCGGCAATGAAAAGGGACCGGTATTCGACCATAAACTGATGACAGATCACAGGATCACAGAGTTCCCACAGGAGATCTGTGAAAAACCGGAGCTCCATAAGGCGATGAAAAAAGCACTGATCCATGAGTCACAGCCGAATCTGATCAAACGGATCTACCATGTGGTATTCCGGAAAAACTATATCGGACAGGCATAG
- a CDS encoding NAD-dependent epimerase/dehydratase family protein, with protein MKKMIITGVNGFIGRCAMEYFSKDYEITGIDLADRYCEDGAEIHYYQCNMSKDSQELANIFTGVQPDVILHCAGSANVGASIVNPMADLDGNLHSLYQLLLALQSFEKRPKIIFLSSAGVYGNPKQLPITEKDALAPISPYGVHKQMGEELCSYYNRVHGYHIRCVRIFSAYGSGLRKQLLWDIYQKYLNTGRIDLFGTGNETRDFIHISDILRALELILGYQGPEEIFNVANGEEVSIRELAEIYAAQLGEKTDIVRFNGETKVGDPQNWRADISLLKKIGYEKKMDLTEGIREYVGWVKQQA; from the coding sequence ATGAAAAAAATGATCATTACCGGCGTAAACGGTTTTATCGGAAGATGCGCCATGGAATATTTCAGCAAAGATTACGAGATCACCGGCATCGACTTAGCCGACCGTTACTGTGAGGACGGGGCAGAAATCCACTACTATCAGTGCAACATGTCCAAAGACTCACAGGAACTTGCCAACATATTTACCGGAGTGCAGCCGGATGTGATCTTACACTGTGCCGGCAGTGCCAATGTCGGAGCATCCATTGTAAATCCGATGGCAGACTTAGACGGCAATCTGCACAGTTTATACCAGCTGCTTTTAGCATTGCAGTCATTTGAAAAAAGACCGAAAATCATTTTCTTATCAAGTGCAGGTGTCTATGGCAATCCAAAGCAGCTTCCGATCACGGAAAAAGATGCATTGGCACCGATCTCACCATATGGCGTGCACAAGCAGATGGGCGAGGAACTCTGCAGCTATTATAACAGGGTACATGGTTACCATATCCGCTGTGTGCGTATCTTTTCTGCATATGGAAGCGGACTGCGCAAACAGCTTTTGTGGGATATTTATCAGAAATACTTAAATACCGGACGGATCGATCTGTTCGGAACCGGAAATGAGACGCGTGATTTTATCCATATTTCCGATATTCTGCGTGCCTTAGAGTTGATCTTAGGATATCAGGGACCGGAGGAGATCTTTAACGTTGCAAACGGCGAGGAAGTGTCTATCCGGGAACTTGCTGAGATTTATGCCGCACAGCTTGGAGAAAAAACGGATATCGTGCGGTTTAACGGGGAGACGAAAGTCGGCGATCCACAGAACTGGCGTGCGGATATCTCTCTTTTGAAAAAGATCGGATATGAGAAAAAAATGGATCTTACCGAAGGAATCCGCGAATATGTAGGCTGGGTAAAACAGCAGGCATAG
- a CDS encoding flippase, which translates to MSKHDGLFQNSVYNVIYKLLDALFPLVSAAYLGRVLMSDGVGKVAYAQNIAQYFVLAASLGIPNYGIREIARRRKDEEQTKELFSSLFFINLISTLICTALYYALILNLPYFSSRKMISLAAGLLIIFNAFNVDWFYQGQEAFKYIAIRSFVVKVISLAAIFVFIRSSEDYVRYMLVIVLTTGANYIINMLQLRKFGIRLTCHGIKILPHMKPIFIMLGTTVAIELYTMLDTTMLGLLCDEKNVGYYTNAMKVVKIIITVITAIGGTLLPHLSQYHMEGDDESCGRIVSRVFEIMLFLFLPCCVGLMLTADDLMVVMFGESFAPAGETLRIAALLTLALGFSNLFGTQVLLTFGEEKKLLFCTIVGAVSNVCLNFSMIPRFAQNGAAAASVISEALVTVCCVCFSVKHIQVRLRRGYLAKTVIAVAFMGALTWIVMSMVNGEFLRLAATVVTGVVSYFALCIMLRNPVCMEYKQTLLRREKQ; encoded by the coding sequence ATGAGTAAACATGACGGATTATTTCAAAATTCAGTTTACAATGTAATTTATAAACTCCTGGATGCGCTTTTTCCGCTGGTTTCTGCAGCATACCTTGGAAGGGTACTGATGTCGGATGGAGTCGGAAAAGTTGCATATGCACAGAATATCGCGCAGTATTTTGTACTGGCAGCATCCCTTGGAATCCCCAATTACGGGATCAGGGAGATTGCAAGAAGGCGTAAGGATGAGGAGCAGACAAAGGAACTTTTTTCGTCTCTCTTTTTTATCAATCTGATCTCCACGCTGATCTGTACGGCACTGTATTATGCACTGATCCTGAATCTGCCGTATTTTTCTTCACGTAAGATGATCTCACTTGCGGCAGGACTTCTGATCATATTTAATGCGTTTAATGTAGACTGGTTTTATCAGGGGCAGGAGGCATTCAAATATATTGCAATCCGCAGTTTTGTTGTAAAAGTGATCTCACTTGCGGCAATCTTTGTGTTTATCCGGAGCAGTGAAGATTATGTGCGGTATATGCTTGTGATCGTTTTGACGACAGGGGCAAATTATATTATCAATATGCTGCAGTTAAGAAAGTTTGGTATCCGTCTGACATGCCATGGCATAAAGATCCTGCCGCATATGAAACCGATCTTTATCATGCTCGGAACGACAGTCGCGATCGAACTTTATACGATGTTAGACACCACGATGCTTGGACTTTTGTGTGATGAAAAAAACGTTGGTTATTATACAAATGCGATGAAAGTCGTGAAGATCATCATTACAGTCATTACAGCAATCGGGGGAACATTACTTCCGCATTTAAGCCAGTATCATATGGAAGGTGATGATGAATCGTGTGGACGGATCGTAAGCAGGGTATTTGAGATCATGCTGTTTTTGTTCCTGCCATGTTGTGTGGGGCTGATGCTGACAGCAGATGATCTGATGGTCGTGATGTTTGGCGAAAGTTTTGCACCGGCAGGGGAGACACTCCGGATCGCGGCACTTTTAACGCTCGCGCTTGGGTTCAGCAATTTATTTGGGACACAGGTGCTTTTAACATTTGGAGAGGAAAAAAAGCTTCTTTTCTGTACGATCGTTGGGGCAGTGTCAAATGTCTGTCTTAATTTTTCCATGATTCCGCGGTTTGCCCAGAATGGTGCGGCAGCGGCATCGGTCATCAGCGAAGCACTGGTTACTGTCTGCTGTGTATGTTTTTCCGTGAAACACATTCAGGTAAGATTAAGAAGAGGATATTTGGCAAAAACCGTGATTGCGGTAGCTTTTATGGGGGCACTTACATGGATTGTCATGAGCATGGTAAATGGAGAATTTCTGCGGCTTGCAGCAACAGTAGTGACAGGGGTGGTCTCATATTTTGCTTTATGCATTATGCTTCGCAATCCAGTTTGCATGGAGTATAAGCAGACATTATTAAGGAGAGAAAAACAATGA
- a CDS encoding glycosyltransferase, with protein sequence MKKKILFNGLGNRGWIGGLYYIKNIMFSCLQNENIMERFSLVLLIDPEHADIFDCFKENVNVDIRVYDGNNKIKLALYEMRLIWFGGVKYCYALELNKIGKLFKKKGIFWIPDFQHRTLPEFFGAEELAHKEKNDLAMTGSDNPMVLSSFDAARDLERFYPGHRCSVEVVHFVSYIEPEVRAITPELEQSVREKFDLKRNYIYIPNQFWQHKNHIVMVEAIECLLKEGRLCDYDFVFTGNLKDYRNPEYIDKLRKIMESDTVCANIKLLGFVERTEQLAIMKNAQFIVQPSLCEGWGTVLEDAKVLDKVVLLSNIPVHQEQQNKKCVLFDPHDPKQLAETIARTAARASLPEHEAEYAGNMEQGIANMYREAREYSRALERVFL encoded by the coding sequence ATGAAAAAGAAGATTTTATTTAACGGACTTGGAAACAGAGGATGGATCGGCGGACTTTATTATATTAAGAACATTATGTTCAGCTGCCTGCAGAACGAAAATATCATGGAACGTTTTTCGCTGGTGCTTTTGATCGATCCGGAACATGCCGATATTTTTGACTGTTTTAAAGAAAATGTAAATGTAGATATTCGTGTCTATGATGGAAATAATAAAATAAAACTGGCACTTTATGAGATGCGTCTGATCTGGTTTGGCGGGGTAAAATACTGCTATGCCTTAGAACTCAACAAGATCGGAAAACTCTTTAAAAAGAAAGGTATCTTCTGGATACCTGACTTTCAGCACAGAACCCTGCCGGAGTTTTTCGGCGCAGAGGAGTTAGCACACAAAGAAAAAAATGATCTTGCCATGACAGGAAGCGATAATCCGATGGTTTTAAGCAGCTTCGATGCGGCAAGGGATTTAGAGCGTTTCTATCCGGGACACCGATGCTCGGTTGAGGTGGTACATTTTGTATCTTACATTGAACCGGAAGTGCGTGCCATTACACCGGAATTAGAGCAGAGTGTCCGTGAAAAATTTGACTTAAAGAGAAACTATATCTATATTCCGAACCAGTTCTGGCAGCATAAAAATCATATCGTTATGGTAGAAGCAATCGAATGTCTCCTGAAAGAGGGCAGATTATGTGACTATGATTTTGTATTTACCGGCAATCTGAAAGATTACCGTAACCCGGAATATATCGATAAATTAAGAAAAATTATGGAATCAGACACGGTTTGTGCTAATATAAAACTGTTGGGATTTGTAGAGCGTACCGAACAGCTTGCAATCATGAAAAACGCACAGTTTATCGTACAGCCGTCACTCTGTGAGGGCTGGGGAACCGTATTAGAGGATGCGAAAGTACTTGATAAAGTTGTACTTTTGTCAAACATCCCGGTACATCAGGAACAGCAGAACAAAAAATGTGTTCTCTTTGATCCACACGACCCGAAACAGCTTGCCGAAACGATCGCGCGCACTGCAGCGCGCGCATCCCTGCCGGAGCATGAAGCCGAATATGCCGGTAACATGGAACAGGGCATCGCAAATATGTACCGCGAGGCGAGAGAGTACTCGAGGGCACTTGAAAGGGTATTTTTATAG
- a CDS encoding glycosyltransferase family 2 protein, which translates to MGTICFVILNYKTWREAAACAESILKTQQGQDIRIVLVDNGSGNGSEESLREEFAGEKRVHVIASEKNLGFARGNNLGIRYARSHFEPDFIVAANSDIIFEQEDYCEKLREIYKEERFDILGGDIVDASRTRHFNPVARNRQYTLNYMRKQILVSWAKCKMFQLIKLFHLKKAIAGHYGVVSDETGRDVKDGSKNLTTREEDGKSVSADSRVDERMKDVLLHGCCLVFSKDFFKQMDGFYDGTFLYAEEEILYYLAGKYGMTLLYAPEIGCMHKEAVSTNFVMQDFCDAKIFYFGNITKSYRAFLALMKKYE; encoded by the coding sequence ATGGGAACGATCTGTTTTGTGATTTTAAATTATAAGACCTGGCGTGAGGCGGCCGCATGTGCGGAGTCCATTCTAAAGACGCAGCAGGGGCAGGATATCCGCATTGTTTTAGTGGACAACGGTTCCGGCAATGGCAGTGAGGAGTCGCTTCGGGAAGAATTTGCCGGGGAAAAAAGAGTGCATGTGATCGCAAGTGAGAAAAACCTTGGATTTGCACGCGGCAACAATCTTGGCATCCGGTATGCAAGGTCTCATTTTGAACCGGATTTTATCGTGGCGGCAAACAGCGATATTATTTTTGAACAGGAAGATTACTGTGAGAAGCTGCGGGAAATCTATAAGGAAGAGCGCTTTGATATTTTAGGCGGGGATATTGTGGATGCAAGCCGCACCAGACATTTTAATCCGGTGGCGAGAAACAGGCAGTACACGTTAAATTATATGCGGAAACAGATCCTGGTTTCCTGGGCGAAATGTAAGATGTTCCAGCTGATCAAACTGTTTCATTTAAAGAAAGCCATTGCAGGCCATTATGGTGTCGTGTCGGATGAAACGGGGCGCGATGTCAAAGATGGCAGTAAGAATCTTACCACGCGTGAGGAGGACGGAAAGTCCGTATCGGCGGACAGCCGCGTGGACGAGCGGATGAAGGATGTTCTATTACATGGCTGCTGTCTTGTTTTTTCGAAAGATTTTTTCAAACAGATGGACGGATTTTATGATGGGACATTTCTCTATGCGGAGGAAGAGATCCTTTATTACCTTGCCGGAAAATACGGCATGACATTACTGTATGCACCGGAGATTGGCTGCATGCACAAGGAGGCAGTGTCCACAAATTTTGTGATGCAGGATTTTTGTGATGCGAAGATTTTTTATTTCGGGAATATCACGAAATCCTATCGGGCATTTCTGGCACTGATGAAAAAATATGAGTAA